One stretch of Euphorbia lathyris chromosome 7, ddEupLath1.1, whole genome shotgun sequence DNA includes these proteins:
- the LOC136235291 gene encoding uncharacterized protein, whose product MALPASSVFSPTPKCQIRLLENKPVQLHRWALLCKNMQLSPTFCMKIRNGHFGNRSKIKMQLSMGGERLWEAAPKPVKEFPWGKTGAVLLKRSLIIGQTTLKWSLITLFICSSLSDVIFSISRNLELLIPIGLLIGCLMTDFLKETLQEIFSNSEHKGLNMPLVVISCLFVIIKAASTVFAARTQVLLLHIANGGLMQVLWIWRNLLTENEQHKKDNCFTGPLATSAEEY is encoded by the exons ATGGCGCTCCCGGCGTCATCAGTGTTTTCACCTACCCCAAAATGTCAG ATTAGACTCTTGGAAAACAAACCCGTTCAGCTCCATAGATGGGCATTATTGTGCAAAAATATGCAGCTTTCTCCTACATTTTGTATGAAAATAAGAAATGGCCACTTTGGTAACCGGAGTAAGATTAAGATGCAACTGAGTATGGGTGGAGAAAGGTTGTGGGAGGCCGCCCCGAAGCCTGTGAAAGAGTTCCCATGGGGAAAGACAGGGGCTGTGCTTCTGAAGCGGTCACTGATTATTGGACAGACAACATTGAAATGGTCTCTCATAACACTTTTCATTTGTAGCTCTTTATCAGATGTTATATTTTCCATCTCTAGAAACCTGGAATTGTTGATTCCTATTGGTCTCCTTATTGGCTGCTTGATGACTGACTTTTTGAAGGAGACATTGCAGGAAATATTCTCAAACTCTGAG CACAAAGGATTGAACATGCCCCTTGTTGTTATTAGTTGCTTGTTTGTCATCATCAAGGCTGCGTCGACAGTTTTTGCGGCACGCACACAAGTACTCCTTCTGCATATTGCAAATGGTGGGTTGATGCAAGTTTTATGGATATGGAGAAATCTTTTGACGGAAAATGAACAACATAAGAAAGATAATTGCTTCACTGGCCCATTAGCTACAAGTGCTGAGGAATATTAG